Proteins from a genomic interval of Shewanella seohaensis:
- a CDS encoding alkaline phosphatase D family protein — protein sequence MKRTVTRRDFLAMSAKGIGAAVISYGLMGCSDSNDDNSVPAQFLHGVASGDPAQDAVILWTRVTPDSAGDVKVSWQVASDAAFSQLVTTGEMVTNANRDYTVKVDARGLRAGQTYFYRFMTGGKTSEVGKTRTLPEGDVSSVKLAVMSCANFPAGYFNVYELAAAQDDLDAVVHLGDYIYEYARGGYASEHAAELGREVLPANELLTLSDYRTRYAQYHTDASLQKLHAKVPFITVWDDHEVANDTWRDGAENHNEGEGDFAVRKEAALQAYFEWLPIRPWREGNHEEIYRSFSYGNLVDLHMLDTRVLARDKQLDYADYMDASTGAFDGERFRADVTSTSRTMLGLTQLLWLQGTLLQATGTWQVLGQQILMGKMSLPAAIATQQMSIPQYAMLGALAKLAARAAANDPTLTAAELQYLQANQALLTPEVIALLQLPSIPYNLDAWDGYAYEREVILGTAKSKNHNLVVIAGDTHNAWANELKDVNGDTVGVEFATSSVSSPGLEYYLNLPAEQIPATEAAIVDLVPDLKYTNLKDRGFMTLTFTKEAVRSDWHYVSTILAKEFEESSSRSYSAMTKVGEPIINPVS from the coding sequence ATGAAACGAACCGTGACTCGTCGTGATTTTTTAGCCATGTCGGCCAAAGGCATTGGTGCTGCAGTGATCTCCTACGGCCTAATGGGGTGTAGTGACAGTAATGATGATAACTCTGTGCCCGCACAGTTTTTACATGGGGTTGCCAGTGGTGACCCAGCGCAGGATGCGGTGATCCTTTGGACCCGCGTGACGCCGGATTCTGCGGGGGATGTAAAAGTCAGCTGGCAAGTCGCCAGTGACGCAGCATTCTCCCAATTAGTGACCACGGGGGAGATGGTCACTAATGCTAATCGTGATTACACCGTTAAAGTTGATGCCCGCGGTTTACGTGCGGGACAAACCTATTTTTACCGCTTTATGACGGGCGGAAAAACCTCTGAGGTGGGCAAGACCCGCACTCTACCCGAGGGTGATGTGAGCTCGGTAAAACTTGCCGTCATGTCATGCGCTAACTTTCCAGCCGGCTATTTTAACGTGTATGAATTGGCTGCTGCGCAGGATGACCTCGATGCCGTGGTGCATCTGGGTGACTATATCTACGAATATGCTCGCGGCGGCTATGCCAGCGAACATGCGGCAGAGCTTGGCCGTGAAGTGTTACCCGCCAACGAACTGCTGACCCTCAGCGATTACCGTACCCGTTACGCCCAATATCATACCGATGCCAGCCTGCAAAAATTGCACGCGAAAGTGCCTTTTATTACGGTTTGGGACGACCACGAAGTGGCAAACGATACTTGGCGTGATGGCGCCGAGAACCACAACGAAGGCGAAGGGGATTTTGCGGTTCGTAAAGAAGCCGCACTGCAGGCTTACTTCGAGTGGCTGCCAATCCGTCCATGGCGCGAGGGTAACCATGAGGAGATTTATCGCAGCTTCAGTTACGGCAACTTAGTTGACTTACATATGCTGGATACGCGCGTGTTAGCCCGCGATAAGCAGCTCGATTATGCCGATTATATGGATGCCAGTACGGGCGCCTTCGATGGCGAGCGTTTCCGCGCCGATGTGACATCGACCTCGCGCACTATGTTAGGTCTGACCCAGTTACTCTGGCTACAGGGCACCTTATTGCAAGCCACCGGCACTTGGCAGGTATTAGGACAACAGATCCTCATGGGCAAGATGTCTCTACCTGCGGCGATTGCTACCCAGCAAATGAGCATTCCACAGTATGCCATGCTTGGGGCGCTGGCGAAGTTAGCCGCCCGCGCCGCGGCAAATGATCCAACCCTAACGGCGGCAGAATTACAGTACTTGCAGGCTAATCAAGCCCTGTTAACGCCAGAGGTGATTGCCCTGCTGCAACTGCCATCTATTCCCTATAACTTGGATGCATGGGATGGTTATGCCTATGAAAGGGAAGTGATTTTAGGTACGGCTAAATCGAAAAACCACAACCTAGTCGTGATTGCCGGTGACACCCATAATGCCTGGGCGAATGAGCTTAAAGATGTCAACGGCGATACCGTTGGGGTCGAGTTTGCCACAAGCTCAGTGTCATCACCTGGTTTGGAATATTACTTAAATCTACCGGCGGAACAGATCCCCGCGACCGAGGCGGCGATCGTCGACTTGGTGCCAGATCTTAAATACACCAACCTCAAAGATCGCGGCTTTATGACCTTAACCTTCACCAAAGAAGCCGTGCGTAGCGATTGGCATTATGTCAGCACTATTCTGGCGAAGGAGTTTGAAGAGTCGAGTAGCCGCAGCTACAGCGCCATGACTAAGGTCGGTGAACCTATTATCAACCCTGTGAGCTAA
- a CDS encoding phosphoribosyltransferase, translated as MSEKYFVTAQQLLEDSFLLASQVYESGFRPQFIVGIWRGGAPIGIAVQEFFDFKKVETDHIAVRTSSYYGIGTDKQSKEIKVHGLHYIVENANASDSLLIVDDVFDSGRSIHALKEKLSQLMRLNMPQDIRIACPYYKPKNTAVPLKPDYYIHASDDWLVFPHEVTGLTPEEIAEGKGDLKNIQHLFK; from the coding sequence ATGTCAGAAAAATATTTCGTTACCGCACAGCAACTGCTCGAAGATTCATTTCTATTAGCTTCACAGGTTTATGAGAGTGGATTCCGTCCGCAGTTTATCGTGGGTATTTGGCGTGGCGGTGCTCCAATCGGGATCGCGGTACAAGAGTTTTTCGACTTTAAGAAGGTTGAAACCGACCATATCGCCGTGCGTACCTCGTCTTACTACGGTATTGGTACCGACAAGCAAAGCAAAGAAATCAAAGTCCATGGCCTGCATTACATTGTTGAAAATGCGAATGCTAGCGATAGCTTACTGATTGTGGACGATGTGTTTGACTCTGGCCGCAGCATCCACGCGTTGAAGGAAAAGTTAAGCCAACTGATGCGCTTAAACATGCCGCAGGATATTCGTATCGCTTGCCCTTATTACAAGCCAAAGAATACCGCTGTGCCTTTAAAGCCTGATTACTATATCCATGCCTCTGACGACTGGTTAGTGTTCCCACACGAAGTGACAGGCTTAACGCCGGAAGAAATTGCCGAAGGTAAGGGCGATTTAAAAAATATTCAGCATCTTTTTAAGTAA
- a CDS encoding glycerophosphodiester phosphodiesterase family protein, whose translation MNTSSVTLCMLLASTALLAGCNSDNKDSETTPPPAKMVPAQVGERPLFLVRQMQDSSLKTRLAQCETDHFHRSDFSIGHRGAAMQFPEHTKESYQAAIDSGAGIVECDVTFTADKALVCRHSQCDLASTTNILAIPELANKCSVPFTPADAVNGVAATATCCTSDITLAEFKMLKGKMEGENPKATNVEEFINATPKWRTDLYAGNGTLMTHAESIEMFKKAGVKMTPELKAASVAMPFDGFTQQEYAQKMLDEYTAAGVDASQVFPQSFNLEDVKYWIANAPEFGKQAVYLDDRYDIHTGFDPQDSSSWSPSMAELKAQGVEIIAPPLWVLVTLDADKKIIPSEYAKAAKAAGLKIITWSLERSGLLKDGGGWYYQSITDAIDNEGDTYELLDVLAKDVGVIGVFSDWPATVTYYANCMDL comes from the coding sequence ATGAATACCTCCTCAGTAACACTCTGCATGCTGCTCGCAAGCACGGCCCTGCTAGCAGGCTGTAACAGCGATAACAAAGATAGCGAGACTACACCGCCACCAGCGAAAATGGTGCCCGCCCAAGTCGGTGAGCGACCACTGTTTTTAGTGCGCCAAATGCAGGACAGCAGCTTAAAGACCCGCTTAGCCCAGTGCGAAACCGATCATTTCCACCGTAGTGATTTTTCTATTGGTCACCGCGGCGCGGCGATGCAATTCCCTGAACACACTAAAGAATCCTATCAAGCCGCCATCGACTCTGGCGCGGGTATCGTCGAGTGTGATGTGACTTTTACCGCCGATAAAGCCTTAGTCTGTCGCCACTCCCAGTGCGATCTCGCCAGTACAACCAATATTTTGGCCATTCCCGAACTTGCCAACAAATGCTCAGTCCCCTTTACCCCCGCCGATGCGGTCAATGGCGTCGCCGCCACTGCAACTTGCTGCACCAGCGATATCACCCTCGCCGAATTTAAAATGTTAAAGGGCAAGATGGAGGGCGAGAATCCTAAGGCGACCAATGTCGAGGAATTTATAAATGCCACGCCTAAGTGGCGCACCGATCTCTATGCGGGCAACGGTACCCTGATGACCCATGCAGAAAGTATTGAGATGTTTAAAAAGGCAGGCGTTAAAATGACGCCCGAGCTAAAAGCTGCCAGTGTCGCTATGCCCTTCGATGGTTTTACTCAGCAGGAGTACGCCCAAAAGATGCTCGATGAATATACCGCAGCGGGTGTCGATGCCTCGCAGGTATTCCCCCAATCCTTTAATTTAGAAGATGTAAAATACTGGATTGCTAACGCCCCCGAGTTTGGCAAACAAGCGGTATATCTTGATGATAGATATGATATTCACACGGGCTTTGACCCACAGGACTCCTCCAGCTGGTCGCCCTCAATGGCGGAACTTAAAGCCCAAGGCGTAGAGATTATCGCGCCGCCACTCTGGGTGCTGGTGACTTTAGATGCGGATAAAAAAATCATTCCATCGGAATATGCCAAAGCCGCGAAAGCAGCGGGGCTTAAGATCATCACTTGGAGCTTAGAGCGCTCAGGATTATTGAAAGATGGCGGCGGTTGGTATTATCAAAGCATCACAGATGCCATTGATAATGAAGGCGATACCTATGAGCTGCTCGATGTGCTCGCCAAAGATGTGGGCGTAATTGGCGTGTTTTCGGACTGGCCGGCGACTGTGACTTACTATGCCAACTGCATGGATTTATAG
- a CDS encoding DUF3622 domain-containing protein translates to MSKGKKYDFRVTQAENGWKTEITRRMTSTKTVVSKSHDGFATEAEAQAWGQAELQVFLGTLAERNKRRSEKQAKAKLAAALAAEAATDADDFDDEDEFGEE, encoded by the coding sequence ATGAGCAAGGGTAAAAAATACGATTTTCGCGTCACTCAAGCTGAAAATGGTTGGAAGACGGAAATCACCCGTCGTATGACGTCGACTAAGACGGTAGTGTCGAAAAGCCATGACGGTTTTGCGACCGAGGCCGAGGCACAAGCTTGGGGTCAAGCCGAGCTGCAAGTGTTTTTAGGCACGCTGGCTGAGCGCAACAAGCGTCGCTCAGAGAAACAGGCTAAGGCCAAATTAGCGGCGGCTTTAGCGGCTGAAGCGGCAACCGATGCCGATGATTTTGATGATGAAGACGAGTTCGGCGAAGAATAA
- the azu gene encoding azurin — translation MKAKSTTFRNMTSASLLGLGLLVASQASANECELKIAATDAMQFDTKELSVPATCKEVTLTLTHTGTLPKAAMGHNWVLTKAADMSAVATDGMSAGADAAYVKAGDTRVIAHTALVGGGESTSVKFSTAGMSATEAYQFFCSFPGHWAIMQGSFKIQG, via the coding sequence ATGAAAGCGAAAAGCACCACTTTCCGTAATATGACTAGCGCTAGCTTACTTGGCCTAGGATTATTAGTCGCCAGTCAAGCGAGTGCTAACGAATGTGAACTCAAAATTGCTGCGACTGACGCTATGCAATTTGACACTAAAGAGCTGTCTGTTCCCGCTACTTGTAAAGAAGTGACTCTGACGCTAACGCACACTGGCACACTGCCAAAAGCGGCGATGGGCCACAACTGGGTGTTAACTAAAGCCGCTGATATGTCTGCCGTTGCGACCGATGGTATGAGCGCTGGCGCCGATGCAGCTTACGTTAAAGCCGGTGATACCCGTGTTATCGCTCACACTGCATTAGTGGGTGGCGGTGAATCAACTTCTGTAAAATTTAGCACTGCGGGCATGAGCGCGACTGAAGCTTACCAGTTCTTCTGCAGCTTCCCAGGTCACTGGGCGATTATGCAAGGTAGCTTTAAGATCCAAGGCTAA
- the rbsK gene encoding ribokinase, whose product MSHILVIGSANADHVMNFEYLPAPGQTLVSQSYRLEHGGKGANQAVACARLCQADSRVDFICHLGQDSAGNEMRANWLKDGIKADGITQVANMSTGTAMIFIAENGENSIGIAAGANADLTPLELDKHYALFANAQFMLIQQETPMETVSHALQTAKRLGITTVLNPAPAVSSQLDYLKWVDIITPNETEAEALTGIEVNSEEDANLAAQLLHQQGVTTVVITLGSKGAFISSAGFTGLIPALEVQAIDTVAAGDTFNGALVVGLSEGMSIAAAVGFANAASAITVTRAGAQRAIPYRHELPR is encoded by the coding sequence ATGAGTCACATACTCGTTATAGGCAGTGCCAACGCCGATCACGTTATGAATTTTGAGTATTTGCCCGCACCGGGGCAGACCTTAGTGAGTCAAAGCTACCGACTAGAGCATGGTGGCAAAGGAGCGAATCAGGCGGTGGCCTGCGCCCGCTTATGTCAGGCCGATTCGCGAGTGGATTTTATTTGTCACTTAGGTCAAGACAGCGCTGGAAACGAGATGCGCGCCAATTGGCTCAAGGATGGGATAAAAGCCGATGGCATCACGCAAGTCGCCAATATGAGTACCGGCACGGCGATGATTTTTATCGCCGAGAATGGTGAAAACTCCATCGGCATTGCCGCTGGCGCCAATGCCGATCTCACGCCTTTAGAATTAGACAAGCATTATGCTCTGTTTGCCAATGCCCAGTTTATGCTTATCCAACAGGAAACCCCGATGGAGACGGTAAGCCATGCGTTGCAAACCGCCAAACGCCTAGGCATTACCACAGTGCTGAATCCCGCGCCCGCCGTGAGTTCACAACTGGATTACCTCAAGTGGGTCGACATTATTACCCCAAATGAAACCGAGGCCGAAGCGTTAACGGGCATTGAGGTCAATAGTGAAGAAGATGCCAACTTAGCCGCCCAACTGCTGCATCAACAAGGGGTAACGACTGTGGTAATTACCTTAGGCAGTAAAGGGGCGTTTATTAGTAGCGCAGGCTTTACCGGGTTAATTCCGGCACTTGAAGTACAAGCCATAGATACGGTTGCCGCTGGTGATACCTTCAATGGCGCCCTAGTGGTGGGCTTAAGTGAGGGCATGTCGATAGCCGCTGCCGTCGGCTTTGCCAATGCCGCATCCGCGATCACTGTGACCCGCGCGGGCGCTCAGCGTGCCATTCCCTACCGCCACGAACTGCCGCGTTAA
- the rihA gene encoding pyrimidine-specific ribonucleoside hydrolase RihA has translation MSRPIILDCDPGHDDAIALILALAHPELNPLAVTTSAGNQTPDKTLNNALRILTLLNRSDIPVAGGAVKPLSRELMIADNVHGETGLDGPALPAPSFLPQAVNAVELMAEKIRQSDKPVTLVPTGPLTNIALLLASHGELHANIERIVLMGGAAGVGNWTPAAEFNIFVDPEAADIVFKSGIPITMCGLDVTHQAQIMDEDIERIRAIPNPVAKCVAELLDFFMIYHRDPKWGFVGAPLHDPCTIAWLLNPALFDAQDCWVGIETQSALTLGMTVVDRYQLTGKPANATVLFGIDRQGFVDLLVDSLAVYTPTYLNRR, from the coding sequence ATGAGTCGCCCAATTATTTTGGATTGCGATCCCGGCCATGACGATGCCATCGCACTCATTTTAGCCCTCGCCCATCCCGAGCTAAATCCACTGGCCGTGACCACCAGCGCCGGCAACCAAACCCCAGATAAAACCCTCAATAATGCCCTGCGGATCTTAACCCTGCTCAATCGCAGCGATATTCCAGTCGCGGGCGGCGCGGTTAAACCCTTAAGCCGTGAGTTGATGATTGCCGATAACGTTCACGGTGAAACGGGACTCGATGGCCCAGCTCTGCCTGCACCGAGTTTTCTGCCTCAGGCCGTAAATGCGGTCGAGTTGATGGCCGAGAAAATCCGCCAAAGCGATAAGCCTGTAACCTTGGTGCCAACGGGGCCGCTCACCAATATCGCGCTGCTACTCGCCAGCCATGGCGAATTGCACGCCAATATTGAACGCATTGTGTTGATGGGCGGCGCTGCGGGTGTAGGTAACTGGACGCCCGCCGCCGAGTTTAATATTTTTGTCGACCCCGAGGCGGCCGATATCGTCTTTAAATCCGGCATTCCCATTACCATGTGCGGCCTAGATGTTACCCATCAGGCACAAATTATGGATGAAGATATCGAGCGCATTCGCGCCATTCCTAATCCCGTGGCTAAGTGCGTCGCCGAATTGCTAGATTTCTTTATGATTTACCATAGAGATCCCAAGTGGGGATTTGTCGGCGCGCCGCTGCACGACCCTTGCACTATCGCTTGGTTACTCAACCCCGCATTGTTTGATGCCCAAGACTGCTGGGTCGGCATTGAAACCCAAAGCGCACTCACACTGGGAATGACAGTCGTCGATCGCTATCAACTGACGGGTAAACCCGCGAATGCCACTGTGCTATTTGGTATTGATAGACAGGGCTTTGTTGACTTGTTAGTTGACAGTTTAGCGGTCTACACACCAACCTATCTCAATCGCAGATGA
- a CDS encoding HDOD domain-containing protein — protein sequence MTDLEQQVFTQVRAIIANEEQVIGRRGILIPLKKAILAEGDIRNVIDIISSDPALAAHMLMRSNSAQASGVVNPKSRSLKDALIRLGQVNIYRYAFTFYLKERLDELPQPYKKLVQGYWKLTENIATDAVDSLVDMPDVDVDPDEVQTLALFSVFGQIIALTAFAYLNASSEQSFPLSVIKSLIDNQQQTLTIEAFEALDLDQDLRQEFMIAHNLRQTRNQNSPGLILRRVLSMRGMLLNPL from the coding sequence ATGACAGATCTTGAGCAACAGGTTTTTACTCAAGTGAGAGCCATCATAGCGAATGAAGAGCAAGTGATCGGTCGCCGTGGGATCTTAATTCCACTCAAAAAAGCGATCCTTGCCGAAGGCGACATTCGTAATGTGATCGATATTATTTCGAGCGATCCCGCATTAGCTGCCCACATGTTGATGCGCAGTAATTCGGCGCAGGCTTCAGGTGTAGTAAATCCTAAATCTCGCTCCTTAAAAGACGCCCTAATCCGTTTAGGCCAGGTCAATATTTATCGTTATGCCTTCACCTTCTATTTGAAAGAACGCCTCGATGAATTACCCCAACCCTATAAGAAGTTGGTACAAGGTTATTGGAAACTCACGGAAAATATCGCTACCGATGCGGTCGACAGCCTAGTCGATATGCCGGATGTCGATGTTGACCCCGATGAAGTACAAACCTTGGCGCTGTTTAGCGTGTTCGGGCAAATCATTGCCTTAACGGCCTTTGCTTACTTAAATGCCAGCTCTGAGCAATCTTTCCCGTTAAGCGTGATTAAGTCATTGATTGATAATCAGCAGCAGACCTTAACCATCGAAGCCTTTGAGGCCTTAGATCTCGATCAGGATCTGCGCCAAGAGTTTATGATCGCCCATAACCTGCGCCAGACCCGTAATCAAAATTCTCCCGGGTTGATTCTGCGCCGTGTGCTCTCGATGCGCGGCATGTTACTCAACCCGCTCTAA
- a CDS encoding LysR family transcriptional regulator, with the protein MIELRHLRTLMALKESGSLAGAAKKRFVTQSALSHQIKELEQRINSPIFVRKSKPLSFTQEGARLLHLAEEILPKVLETETDLKNGLETETNQLRVGIECHSCFRWLMPVMEQFRQDHPQAELDLSSRHLFDSLNALEMGELDIVLTSDPVPGHSLAYQHLFDFEVKLVVAKDHPLAKEAYVTPKQLARLPIISYPVPLARLDIYRHFLEPAGVEAGEQKTCDLTMMLLQRIACKDGIAALPNWSINEGHGLSLASVKLGQEGLKRPLFGAYRRHSANSALVQNWLQLVASEGLARQQKSN; encoded by the coding sequence ATGATCGAACTAAGACATCTGCGAACCTTAATGGCACTGAAGGAAAGTGGCAGCTTGGCGGGCGCAGCCAAAAAACGTTTTGTCACTCAATCGGCTCTTTCCCATCAAATTAAGGAGTTAGAGCAACGAATTAATTCGCCCATTTTTGTGCGTAAAAGCAAACCCCTCTCCTTTACTCAAGAAGGCGCACGGCTACTGCACCTCGCCGAAGAGATCCTGCCTAAGGTGTTAGAAACGGAAACAGATCTGAAAAATGGTCTAGAGACAGAGACCAATCAACTCAGAGTGGGGATTGAATGCCACAGCTGTTTTCGCTGGTTAATGCCAGTGATGGAGCAATTTAGGCAAGATCATCCGCAGGCCGAGTTAGATCTATCGAGCCGTCATCTATTCGATTCGCTCAATGCCTTAGAGATGGGCGAACTCGATATAGTACTGACCTCAGATCCCGTACCGGGACACTCGCTCGCCTATCAGCATTTGTTTGATTTTGAAGTGAAGTTAGTGGTTGCCAAGGATCATCCCTTAGCGAAAGAAGCCTATGTTACGCCTAAGCAATTGGCCCGCTTACCCATTATCAGCTATCCAGTGCCACTGGCGCGTTTAGATATTTACCGCCACTTTTTAGAACCCGCCGGCGTTGAGGCGGGCGAGCAAAAGACCTGCGATTTGACCATGATGTTATTGCAACGCATCGCCTGTAAGGACGGTATCGCCGCCCTGCCCAACTGGTCAATCAATGAGGGACATGGCTTGAGTTTAGCTTCAGTCAAACTCGGCCAAGAAGGCTTAAAGCGCCCACTATTTGGGGCCTATCGCCGCCACAGCGCGAACTCGGCCTTAGTGCAAAACTGGCTGCAACTGGTGGCAAGCGAAGGCTTAGCGCGTCAGCAAAAATCCAATTAA